In one Macaca nemestrina isolate mMacNem1 chromosome 2, mMacNem.hap1, whole genome shotgun sequence genomic region, the following are encoded:
- the LOC105477471 gene encoding large ribosomal subunit protein eL32-like, whose product MAALRPLVKPKIVKKRTKKFIWHQSDRYVKIKRNWRKPRGIDNRVRRRFKSQILMPNIGYGSNKKTKHMLPSGFRKFLVHNVKELEVLLMCNKSYCAEIAHNVSSKNRKASVERAAQLAIRVTNPNARLRSEENE is encoded by the coding sequence ATGGCCGCCCTCAGACCCCTTGTGAAGCCCAAGATCGTCAAAAAAAGAACCAAGAAGTTCATCTGGCACCAGTCAGACCGATATGTCAAAATTAAGCGTAACTGGCGGAAACCCAGAGGCATTGACAACAGGGTTCGTAGAAGATTCAAGAGCCAGATCTTGATGCCCAACATTGGTTATGGgagcaacaaaaaaacaaagcacatgCTGCCCAGTGGCTTCCGGAAGTTCCTGGTCCACAACGTCAAGGAGTTGGAAGTGCTGCTGATGTGCAACAAATCTTACTGTGCCGAGATTGCTCACAATGTTTCTTCCAAGAACCGCAAAGCCAGCGTGGAAAGAGCCGCCCAGCTGGCCATCAGAGTCACCAACCCCAATGCCAGGCTGCGCAGTGAAGAAAATGAGTAG